Proteins encoded by one window of Aspergillus puulaauensis MK2 DNA, chromosome 4, nearly complete sequence:
- a CDS encoding NuoI/complex I 23 kDa subunit family protein (COG:C;~EggNog:ENOG410PHFE;~InterPro:IPR017900,IPR017896,IPR010226;~PFAM:PF00037,PF13237,PF13187,PF12838,PF12800;~go_component: GO:0016020 - membrane [Evidence IEA];~go_function: GO:0016651 - oxidoreductase activity, acting on NAD(P)H [Evidence IEA];~go_function: GO:0051539 - 4 iron, 4 sulfur cluster binding [Evidence IEA];~go_process: GO:0055114 - oxidation-reduction process [Evidence IEA]), with amino-acid sequence MASSRSAARLLAYRRPMPSVASPSSFIPTANFSSSANRAATPVGPPQPGFRLPPPKRWDQGSEGALDKASKYFLMAEIFRGMYVVLEQFFRPPYTIFYPFEKGPISPRFRGEHALRRYPTGEERCIACKLCEAICPAQAITIEAEERVDGSRRTTRYDIDMTKCIYCGYCQESCPVDAIVETSNAEYATETREELLYNKEKLLANGDKWEPEIAAAARADAPYR; translated from the exons ATGGCTTCTTCCAGATCTGCGGCGAGGCTGCTCGCCTACAGACGGCCCATGCCCTCCGTCGCCTCTCCGTCTTCCTTTATCCCGACGGCAAACTTCTCATCCTCGGCGAACCGGGCGGCCACACCAGTTGGGCCTCCCCAACCCGGATtccgtcttcctcctcccaagcgATGGGATCAAGGCTCCGAGGGTGCTCTAGACAAAGCCAGCAAGTACTTCCTCATGGCGGAGATCTTCCGGGGCATGTACGTTGTTTTGGAGCAGTTTTTCCGGCCACC TTACACCATTTTCTACCCCTTCGAGAAAGGCCCGATCTCTCCTCGATTCCGTGGTGAACACGCCCTGCGACGCTACCCAACTGGTGAAGAGCGCTGTATTGCATGCAAGCTTTGTGAAGCCATCTGCCCTGCTCAGGCTATCAccatcgaagccgaagagcGTGTGGACGGAAGTCGCCGGACGACCCGCTATGACATTGATATGACCAAGTGCATCTACTGCGGCTACTGCCAGGAGAGTTGCCCGGTCGATGCTATCGTTGAGA CTTCCAACGCAGAATACGCTACCGAGACTCGCGAGGAGCTACTATATAACAAGGAAAAGCTCCTTGCTAACGGCGACAAGTGGGAGCCTGAaattgccgctgctgccagagCCGATGCTCCCTACCGGTAA
- the ARO4 gene encoding 3-deoxy-7-phosphoheptulonate synthase (COG:E;~EggNog:ENOG410PG9I;~InterPro:IPR013785,IPR006219,IPR006218;~PFAM:PF00793;~go_function: GO:0003824 - catalytic activity [Evidence IEA];~go_function: GO:0003849 - 3-deoxy-7-phosphoheptulonate synthase activity [Evidence IEA];~go_process: GO:0009058 - biosynthetic process [Evidence IEA];~go_process: GO:0009073 - aromatic amino acid family biosynthetic process [Evidence IEA]), whose protein sequence is MPLVKTEEINEDTRVLGYDPLLSPQFVQSEIPTPELSLPTVRAGRKQAVEIIEQRDDRLLVIVGPCSIHDPETALEYANRLKELSARLSSDLCVIMRAYLEKPRTTVGWKGLINDPDIDESYNINKGLRVSRKLYADLTGLGVPIASEMLDTISPQYLADLISLGAIGARTTESQLHRELASGLSFPIGYKNGTDGNLTVAIDAIGAAAHPHRFLGVTKQGLASITKTSGNEHGFVILRGGNKGTNYDRQSIQGARDALGGKKQREVVMVDCSHGNSNKNHRNQPLVAKEVGDQLREGQDAIIGVMIESNIHEGNQKVPAEGPSGLKKGVSITDACIDWESTVSVLEDLADAVRARRAAKSKANGASA, encoded by the exons ATGCCTCTTGTAAAAACGGAGGAAATCAACGAGGACACTCGCG TCCTGGGCTACGACCCTCTGCTTTCGCCTCAGTTCGTCCAGTCCGAGATCCCAACT CCTGAGCTTTCGCTTCCAACCGTCCGAGCTGGCCGCAAGCAAGCGGTCGAGATCATCGAGCAGCGTGATGACCGCCTTCTAGTGATCGTTGGACCATGCTCCATCCATGATCCCGAAACAGCACTCGAATATGCCAACCGCCTCAAGGAGCTCTCCGCTCGTCTGTCTTCCGACCTCTGCGTCATCATGCGCGCCTACCTCGAGAAGCCCCGCACAACGGTTGGATGGAAGGGTCTGATCAACGACCCAGACATCGACGAGTCCTACAACATTAACAAGGGTCTCCGCGTGTCCCGTAAACTCTATGCTGATCTCACAGGCTTGGGTGTGCCTATTGCCAGCGAGATGCTTGACACCATCTCCCCCCAGTACCTCGCCGATCTGATCTCCCTCGGTGCCATTGGTGCCCGCACAACCGAGTCCCAATTGCACCGTGAGCTTGCCTCCGGTCTCAGTTTCCCCATCGGCTACAAGAACGGCACAGACGGCAACCTCACCGTCGCCATTGACGCCATTGGCGCCGCCGCTCACCCCCACCGCTTCCTAGGTGTCACCAAGCAGGGTCTCGCATCCATTACTAAGACCTCCGGTAACGAGCACGGTTTCGTGATCTTGCGCGGAGGAAACAAGGGTACAAACTACGACCGTCAGAGTATCCAGGGCGCTCGCGACGCTTTGGGCGGGAAGAAACAGCGCGAGGTCGTCATGGTCGATTGCTCGCACGGTAACTCCAACAAGAACCACCGCAACCAGCCCCTCGTCGCTAAGGAGGTTGGCGACCAGCTCCGTGAGGGCCAGGACGCTATCATTGGTGTTATGATCGAATCCAACATCCACGAGGGTAACCAAAAGGTTCCTGCCGAGGGTCCTTCCGGACTCAAGAAGGGTGTCAGTATCACTGATGCATGCATTGACTGGGAAAGCACCGTCAGTGTGCTGGAAGACCTCGCCGATGCAGTCCGCGCTAGACGGGCCGCGAAGTCAAAAGCCAATGGCGCATCTGCGTAA
- a CDS encoding thiolase family protein (COG:I;~EggNog:ENOG410PHTR;~InterPro:IPR016039,IPR020613,IPR020610,IPR020617, IPR020616,IPR020615,IPR002155;~PFAM:PF00108,PF02803;~go_function: GO:0016746 - transferase activity, transferring acyl groups [Evidence IEA];~go_function: GO:0016747 - transferase activity, transferring acyl groups other than amino-acyl groups [Evidence IEA]), producing MNEPLADLPCRQFDGNLGTALALKNNGSQSRIPAGRPILHYKYSSTSHILSEEFVRWSALELPLPHQPASFGYTPSIYLVEDALSIMASPVPRGIRQVLQKSPSDIVILSSLRTPVTRAKKGGFKDAYPEELLSHVLKATLEANPNLDPALIEDVCIGSVLQELGGAKAGRMAQIHGGFPHTVPFHTINRQCSSGLAAISTIGNSIRAGALNVGVGGGMESMTRNYGSRAIPTVLWPELKDSPSKDSRDCIMPMGITSENVASRYGVSREDQDVFAANSHKKAAAAQNSGLFDSEIVPVKTLSYDAENPDAPPKEVTVSKDDGVRANISVEKMASLKPAFSASGSSTAGNSSQVSDGAAATLLMRRSTATELGLTSSIKARWVGTAVAGCAPDEMGVGPAVAIPKLLQLLDVNVSDVGIWELNEAFASQALYCARKLGIEEAKINPKGGAIALGHPLGATGARQLATLLPELERTGQEVGVVSMCIGTGMGMAGMFVRE from the exons ATGAATG AGCCCTTAGCCGATCTTCCTTGCCGGCAGTTCGATGGCAACTTGGGGACGGCTCTGGCTCTTAAGAATAATGGATCCCAATCCAGAATTCCAGCTGGACGGCCCATCCTCCATTATAAGTATTCTTCGACGTCCCATATCCTCAGCGAGGAGTTTGTGAGGTGGTCCGCCCTTGAATTACCTCTTCCGCACCAGCCAGCTTCTTTCGGATATACCCCTT CTATTTATCTAGTCGAAGACGCATTATCAATCATGGCCTCTCCAGTCCCACGAGGCATTCGCCAAGTTCTCCAAAAATCGCCGTCGGATATTGTTATCTTGTCGTCCCTCCGTACTCCCGTCACCCGCGCAAAGAAGGGCGGTTTCAAGGATGCCTACCCGGAGGAGCTGCTTTCTCATGTGCTGAAAGCGACGCTTGAGGCAAACCCGAACCTCGATCCTGCCTTAATTGAGGATGTCTGCATCGGTTCTGTGCTCCAGGAGCTTGGTGGTGCGAAAGCAGGCCGCATGGCCCAGATCCACGGAGGCTTCCCTCACACCGTTCCCTTCCACACGATCAACAGACAATGCTCATCAGGTCTGGCCGCCATCTCGACAATCGGAAACAGTATCCGCGCAGGTGCTCTCAatgttggcgttggtggtgGAATGGAATCCATGACCCGGAACTACGGCTCTCGTGCCATCCCCACTGTTTTGTGGCCTGAGCTCAAGGACTCGCCCTCGAAGGACTCGAGAGACTGTATTATGCCTATGGGTATCACCTCTGAGAATGTTGCGTCTCGCTACGGTGTCAGCAGGGAGGACCAGGACGTGTTCGCCGCCAACTCTCACAAGAAGGCCGCAGCTGCGCAAAACAGCGGACTATTCGATTCCGAAATCGTCCCCGTGAAGACTCTTTCTTACGACGCCGAGAACCCTGATGCTCCTCCCAAGGAGGTTACCGTTAGCAAGGACGACGGAGTCCGCGCTAACATCTCCGTCGAGAAGATGGCTTCGCTGAAGCCGGCTTTCTCAGCGAGCGGCTCCAGCACTGCTGGAAACAGCTCCCAGGTCAGCGACGGTGCTGCAGCCACTTTGTTGATGCGCCGCTCTACCGCCACTGAACTCGGTCTGACTTCGTCCATCAAGGCCCGCTGGGTCGGCACTGCCGTCGCCGGGTGTGCCCCTGATGAGATGGGTGTTGGCCCCGCAGTCGCTATCCCcaagcttctccagctccttgatgTGAATGTTTCAGATGTTGGAATTTGGGAACTTAACGAGGCCTTCGCCTCTCAGGCCCTCTACTGCGCTCGCAAGCTGGGTATTGAAGAGGCCAAGATTAACCCCAAGGGTGGTGCCATTGCCCTCGGCCACCCTCTGGGTGCCACTGGAGCCAGACAACTCGCAACTCTCTTGCCAGAACTCGAGCGCACCGGCCAGGAAGTCGGTGTTGTTAGCATGTGCATCGGAACTGGCATGGGAATGGCGGGCATGTTTGTTCGGGAGTAA
- the acpA gene encoding acyl carrier protein (COG:C;~EggNog:ENOG410PQGB;~InterPro:IPR006162,IPR036736,IPR009081,IPR003231;~PFAM:PF00550;~go_process: GO:0006633 - fatty acid biosynthetic process [Evidence IEA]), whose protein sequence is MESRQKVGGERILLSPKPQRQIQVQLSSDQQSSHQFPFAVHSSILLSRLFFFHRALSTVIMLRSAIVRSLRASVPRAVKPQAAFQIRSSPVARPAQFAPRFAFQAVRFYSAPAGLGKDEVEGRIVNLLKNFDKVTDASKINAASHFSNDLGLDSLDTVEVVMAIEEEFSIEIPDKEADTIHSVDKAVEYILAQPDAH, encoded by the exons ATGGAGAGTCGACAAAAGGTCGGAGGGGAGA GGATTTTGCTTTCCCCGAAGCCGCAACGCCAAATTCAGGTTCAACTCTCCAGCGACCAGCAAAGCTCCCATCAATTCCCCTTCGCTGTCCATTCGTCCATTCTTCTGTCGAG gctttttttcttccacCGCGCCCTCTCCACCGTCATAATGCTCCGTTCCGCGATTGTCCGCTCATTGAGGGCCTCTGTGCCCCGTGCCGTCAAGCCCCAGGCTGCTTTCCAGATCCGCAGCTCTCCTGTGGCTCGCCCTGCTCAATTCGCTCCTCGATTCGCCTTCCAGGCTGTTCGTTTCTACTCCGCCCCTGCCGGCCTGGgcaaggacgaggttgagggCCGGATAGTCAACCTCTTGAAGAACTTTGACAAG GTTACCGATGCTAGCAAG ATCAACGCTGCATCTCACTTCTCGAACGACCTCGGACTTGACAGCCTGGATAccgttgaggttgtgatGGCTATTGAAGAG GAATTCAGCATTGAGATCCCCGACAAGGAGGCCGACACCATCCACAGCG TTGACAAGGCTGTTGAGTACATCCTTGCTCAGCCCGATG CTCACTAA
- a CDS encoding uncharacterized protein (COG:S;~EggNog:ENOG410PTN2) has product MSCLSSKRQREHDEFPVYNEDLVREKKKHRSLPLRSPRKAGESSKLVDASPRNPLSVYPYSALTPIESSDEDDPDNLYLSSSNLNKSQEIQRSFDTSGLDCDASMDLDVSEDSGSVDKDTKNQLSAAASDGDDWNHSSNPHNIIHHSLSTSHIAATPCDSLNSQQPTVPIISVSDSTVSPSHSIQLTEDTLWWRCPRLLSPVSDNGDSIPGAKDSSDDSEMVYDTSPPESLPSLGSGYSSAMDAEAADMRQRLSSLDLPGQANIKPSGHLKPPKKPGFSMGYRADCDKCRRKVPGHYSHIIGC; this is encoded by the exons ATGTCTTGCCTTTCCTCGAAGCGCCAGAGGGAACACGATGAGTTTCCAGTCTACAATGAGGACTTAGTccgagagaagaag AAACATCGTTCCCTACCTCTGCGCAGTCCTCGGAAAGCTGGCGAGAGCTCGAAGCTCGTTGATGCAAGCCCACGAAACCCGCTCTCAGTCTATCCTTACTCCGCGTTGACTCCCATCGAATCctccgacgaagatgatcCCGACAATCTATACCTTTCTAGTTCGAACCTGAATAAATCCCAGGAGATCCAACGAAGTTTTGATACCTCTGGACTCGACTGCGACGCATCCATGGATCTGGACGTGTCGGAAGATTCAGGGTCGGTAGACAAAGACACGAAAAATCAACTGTCGGCCGCTGCATCTGATGGGGATGATTGGAACCATTCATCAAACCCGCATAATATTATCCACCATTCACTCAGTACAAGCCACATCGCGGCAACGCCATGCGATTCGCTTAATTCCCAACAGCCGACTGTCCCAATAATATCGGTATCCGACTCTACGGTATCTCCTAGTCATTCTATTCAGTTAACCGAGGATACCCTATGGTGGCGTTGCCCGCGCCTACTTAGCCCAGTCAGCGACAATGGAGATAGCATACCAGGCGCGAAAGACTCCTCGGATGATTCAGAAATGGTATACGACACGTCTCCTCCAGAATCGCTTCCGTCGTTGGGGTCGGGGTATTCATCCGCTATGGATGCTGAGGCAGCCGACATGCGGCAGCGGTTGTCATCGTTGGATCTACCGGGTCAGGCAAATATAAAGCCAAGTGGGCACCTCAAGCCACCCAAAAAGCCGGGATTCTCAATGGGTTATCGTGCTGACTGCGACAAATGTCGCCGTAAAGTGCCTGGACATTACAGCCATATCATTGGGTGTTGA
- a CDS encoding uncharacterized protein (COG:Q;~EggNog:ENOG410PNMS;~InterPro:IPR036291,IPR002347;~go_process: GO:0055114 - oxidation-reduction process [Evidence IEA]) has protein sequence MAALRSGFAIVTPASRGLGFALAQQLLAHTSLPVIATARKDCEEVRDRLLEIKNEAPAAEKRLNVLKVDVTDESTISEMASTINEIYPGASLRLAITVPGVLHVEKSPADVVAQDALESFKINTLGQMLLMKHLSEFLPKRSSPEFEDVQQSSERDSPLWHLGLPCSHAIYAMMAARIGSISDNASGGWYSYRASKAAVFQLAKTFDFYLQSRSKERAMAIAMHPGTVHTDFTRNYWNSREMLQPEESAAKLLRVLCGMGTGVNEGRGRCWDWRGQEILP, from the exons ATGGCTGCTCTACGATCTGGATTTGCTATTGTGACTCCTGCCTCGCGAGGGCTGGGATTCGCCCTTGCACAGCAGCTATTAGCTCATACAAGCCTGCCTGTCATTGCGACGGCACGAAAAGACTGTGAAGAAGTGCGGGACCGATTGCTGGAGATCAAAAATGAGGCCCCAGCTGCGGAAAAGAGACTCAATGTTCTCAAGGTCGATGTAACTG ATGAATCCACCATATCTGAGATGGCCTCTACTATCAATGAGATTTACCCCGGTGCTTCTCTTCGACTCGCCATCACTGTTCCTGGTGTTCTTCATGTTGAGAAATCCCCAGCCGATGTCGTTGCTCAGGATGCACTAGAGAGCTTCAAGATCAATACACTGGGGCAGATGCTATTAATGAAGCATTTATCAGAATTCCTACCGAAAAGGTCATCACCAGAGTTTGAAGACGTGCAACAGTCTTCCGAACGGGACAGTCCTCTATGGCATCTGGGCCTACCCTGCTCGCATGCAATATATGCGATGATGGCAGCCAGAATCGGATCTATTTCAGATAATGCCTCGGGAGGATGGTATTCCTACCGTGCTAGTAAGGCAGCAGTTTTCCAACTAGCGAAGACTTTCGACTTTTATTTACAGTCCCGAAGCAAGGAGCGCGCTATGGCAATTGCGATGCACCCGGGAACTGTCCACACGGACTTCACCCGGAACTACTGGAATAGTAGGGAGATGTTGCAGCCCGAGGAGTCCGCTGCTAAACTCTTGCGAGTTCTGTGTGGAATGGGGACTGGTGTGAACGAGGGAAGAGGTCGATGTTGGGACTGGAGGGGCCAAGAGATATTGCCATAG
- a CDS encoding mitochondrial 54S ribosomal mL50 protein (COG:S;~EggNog:ENOG410PT3P;~InterPro:IPR018305;~PFAM:PF10501;~go_component: GO:0005739 - mitochondrion [Evidence IEA]) — protein sequence MLASQLPSIATMRSSLRLLNLEATPLQGSRTRYVCSVCRQEARPRPFVARQFLRNASDSSTPITERVRRKLWGTDNPPGLKDPYGGEGVFEKKFKRGQAARQEDQAVEATPAETQGATAETAAEEAVPEGSSSYEPATTWAGLQRIGHLGNWSDYPPSEADAYNSFFSNRRATKPEHFALAAHQAAVELCLMHSLDKPLTRVCDVVEHEKAVFNLIWNCKIQPSSQWNSALEYPDKETEEALVYIFQQIGAQDEPTQPEEVAAEDVESAETEEVEEFQAAGPSKKLAFFGYPNVKDKGYLSLSLADPATKFAFLKRFSQLTGHYFPDPTIESINTVQHAMNHATKEMAPKPKKLIDHLEANEQLQSLPNVKIFGKKQKPWHHDEELGRKKIIDAELRARGLIE from the exons ATGTTAGCAAGCCAATTACCCAGCATCGCAACCATGCGCTCCTCTCTGCGATTGTTGAATCTGGAGGCCACCCCCCTCCAGGGATCTCGAACCCGATATGTCTGCTCGGTCTGCAGACAAGAGGCGCGCCCACGGCCCTTCGTCGCCCGTCAATTTCTTCGCAATGCCTCCGACTCCTCCACCCCGATCACCGAACGTGTGCGCCGCAAGCTCTGGGGCACCGATAACCCCCCCGGCTTGAAGGATCCCTACGGCGGAGAAGGTGTGTTTGAAAAGAAGTTCAAGAGAGGCCAGGCGGCGAGACAGGAGGACCAGGCTGTGGAGGCAACGCCCGCTGAGACGCAGGGTGCTACTGCCGAGACCGCTGCGGAGGAAGCTGTGCCCGAGGGAAGTTCTAGTTACGAGCCGGCGACGACCTGGGCGGGACTTCAGCGTATTGGACACCTAGGGAATTGGAGTGATTACCCTCCTAGTGAGGCTGATGCATACAATTC CTTTTTCTCCAACCGCCGCGCCACGAAGCCTGAACACTTCGCCCTGGCTGCCCACCAAGCCGCCGTTGAATTGTGCTTGATGCACTCCCTGGACAAGCCCCTCACCCGTGTTTGCGACGTCGTTGAACACGAGAAGGCAGTTTTTAATTTGATTTGGAACTGTAAGATCCAGCCGAGCAGCCAGTGGAATTCAGCTCTGGAATACCCGGATAAGGAAACGGAGGAAGCGCTTGTCTACATCTTCCAGCAGATCGGAGCTCAGGATGAACCCACCCAACCGGAAGAAGTCGCTGCAGAGGATGTCGAGAGTGCCGAAAcggaagaggttgaggaaTTCCAGGCTGCCGGGCCGTCCAAGAAGCTCGCCTTCTTTGGATATCCCAAtgtcaaggacaagggcTACCTTTCTTTGTCATTGGCTGACCCGGCGACAAAGTTCGCT TTCCTGAAACGGTTCTCGCAACTAACCGGCCACTACTTCCCGGACCCTACTATCGAGTCGATCAACACAGTCCAGCACGCTATGAACCATGCTACTAAGGAGATGgcaccgaagccgaagaaacTTATCGACCACCTCGAAGCCAACGAGCAACTTCAAAGCCTACCCAACGTCAAGATCTTCGGaaagaaacagaagccgTGGCATCATGATGAGGAGCTTGGAcggaagaagatcattgaTGCTGAGCTTCGTGCGAGAGGTCTCATCGAGTGA
- a CDS encoding cytochrome P450 (COG:Q;~EggNog:ENOG410PW54;~InterPro:IPR001128,IPR017972,IPR002401,IPR036396;~PFAM:PF00067;~TransMembrane:2 (o6-26i38-55o);~go_function: GO:0005506 - iron ion binding [Evidence IEA];~go_function: GO:0016705 - oxidoreductase activity, acting on paired donors, with incorporation or reduction of molecular oxygen [Evidence IEA];~go_function: GO:0020037 - heme binding [Evidence IEA];~go_process: GO:0055114 - oxidation-reduction process [Evidence IEA]) has protein sequence MISSLILWPIVAFSLYISIVAIWYLLLHPLRRVPGSKLWILFPILKYISGIRGNFDKDLRRLHVKYGPAVRFDRNEVSFITADAWKDIYGHGHRQLPKSQASTANKFDIISSDDYNHSRYRKSLSHAFSARGLQAQEPLLNSYVDKLVERLKAVAESKLPADMAKWYNLTTFDIIGDLAFGEPFGGLDSSEYHHWVALVFQAIKAVSYIRLKDAYPLVFQIIRSFMSGGGKVVEDRKKQLLHSRITVQKRLQNASAYNRHDFMDSMLRHRGEKDGLSDLELEGNANVLIIAGSETTATLLSGITYYMLRNPGVMARVTSEVRSVMKKESDITFQKVSAELPYMLACFEEAFRLYPPVPTGLPRRTISPVNISGFDIPIGGGPIKSLPTKVFVHQSAAYQSPANFHDPQRFIPERWLPESKRNPSSPFYSDNRDVLQPFSVGPRNCIGKNLAFAEMRIIFAQILWNFDLELCEESANWKDQKSYVVWEKVPLMCKLKLRENGPGWEE, from the exons TTCCAGGTTCTAAACTATGGATACTGTTCCCGATCCTTAAATACATTTCAGGCATCCGTGGCAATTTTGACAAGGACTTACGTCGGCTTCATGTTAAATATGGTCCAGCTGTCCGGTTCGACCGAAACGAAGTGTCCTTTATCACCGCAGACGCATGGAAGGATATCTACGGCCATGGACATCGCCAGCTGCCCAAGTCCCAGGCCTCAACTGCGAACAAATTCGATATAATCTCATCGGATGATTATAACCATTCTCGCTACCGCAAGTCACTTTCCCACGCCTTCTCTGCCAGGGGTCTTCAGGCCCAGGAGCCTCTCCTCAATAGTTACGTGGACAAGCTGGTTGAGCGCTTGAAAGCAGTTGCTGAATCCAAGCTACCGGCGGACATGGCCAAGTGGTACAACCTTACTACCTTCGATATCATCGGTGATCTAGCCTTCGGGGAGCCTTTCGGTGGACTAGATAGTTCGGAATATCACCACTGGGTGGCGCTCGTCttccaggccatcaaggCAGTTTCGTACATTAGGCTGAAGGACGCATATCCTTTAGTCTTTCAGATCATCCGCTCCTTTATGTCTGGGGGCGGTAAAGTAGTTGAGGACAGGAAGAAGCAGCTTTTACACTCCAGGATAACGGTTCAGAAGAGGCTCCAGAACGCGTCTGCTTATAACAGACACGATTTCATGGATTCGATGCTGCGTCACCGGGGAGAGAAAGACGGGCTGAGTGACCTGGAGCTCGAGGGCAATGCAAATGTCCTGATTATTGCAGGAAGTGAAACTACTGCTACTCTGCTATCGGGAATCACATACTATATGCTACGGAATCCCGGGGTTATGGCAAGAGTGACAAGCGAAGTTCGCTCTGTGATGAAGAAAGAATCCGATATTACCTTTCAAAAGGTCTCCGCTGAGCTTCCATACATGCTGGCTTGTTTCGAAGAGGCCTTTAGGTTATACCCTCCAGTCCCGACAGGCCTACCTCGGAGAACGATATCCCCTGTCAATATCTCGGGATTCGACATACCCATCGGGGGAGGCCCTATCAAGTCCCTTCCC ACAAAAGTATTCGTCCACCAGTCAGCAGCCTACCAATCACCAGCCAATTTCCACGACCCGCAGCGCTTCATCCCAGAGCGCTGGCTACCAGAGAGCAAGAGAAACCCGTCTTCCCCATTCTACTCAGACAACCGCGATGTTCTCCAGCCGTTTTCCGTGGGACCCAGAAATTGTATTGGGAAGAACCTTGCTTTTGCTGAGATGCGTATCATTTTTGCACAGATTCTTTGGAATTTCGACCTCGAGCTGTGCGAGGAGAGTGCTAATTGGAAGGACCAGAAGTCGTACGTGGTGTGGGAGAAAGTGCCGTTGATGTGTAAATTGAAGCTGCGAGAGAACGGTCCTGGTTGGGAAGAGTAG